In a genomic window of Alcanivorax sp.:
- a CDS encoding alkaline phosphatase D family protein: MSQSVNRFAVGPVVGEAGDHHVRVFGALPKGTLGAGEKCLWGRIRWRRKGDVDWSPARVFRLNGNFDGSGVVILNQLQPGTRYEYQAGWVATEDEISLDWGAADQGEFLTNQPDVDATRFFFGSCCYRFVGLDGEIQDDRADKIFAEMSSRANTSKPDFVLFGGDQVYADSMYMVGAATTREDFDALYRESFSQPHLAKLLRNTNSYMILDDHEIENNWPARANAELWTSKYPAAIKAYQIYQASHSPAAPLNQAGTYLDRDPDRFWYTFSRGPADFFVMDVRTERVLSRWPWQRRMIGDIQEKAFIDWLDRDPDRIKVLVTSVLLFPEQRRPFRGRDAWEGFMHQRQRLLEAMGRSRSDKLVVLSGDVHASLYACLTLNGGKQVHSWTCSGLFWPTALRAFRWYRPMIRVPGVLHGGWSKPLGRVEVPGEVFSDNAFSEVSFSAEGASFQLFDRRQRLISDTSREIRWR, from the coding sequence ATGAGTCAAAGTGTGAACCGTTTTGCGGTAGGGCCGGTGGTTGGCGAGGCCGGGGACCACCATGTGAGAGTGTTCGGTGCGCTGCCGAAAGGGACGCTGGGAGCAGGAGAAAAATGCCTGTGGGGTCGAATTCGCTGGCGCCGCAAGGGAGACGTGGATTGGTCGCCGGCGAGGGTGTTTCGGCTTAATGGCAACTTCGATGGCTCCGGTGTGGTGATCCTCAATCAATTGCAGCCCGGTACTCGCTATGAGTATCAGGCGGGCTGGGTGGCCACGGAAGATGAAATATCGCTGGACTGGGGCGCAGCAGATCAGGGGGAGTTTCTTACCAATCAGCCGGATGTTGATGCCACCCGCTTTTTTTTCGGATCCTGTTGCTACCGCTTTGTTGGTCTTGATGGGGAAATCCAGGATGATCGGGCGGACAAGATTTTTGCTGAAATGTCTTCGCGGGCAAACACATCGAAACCGGATTTTGTCCTTTTCGGAGGTGACCAGGTCTACGCCGATTCCATGTATATGGTTGGTGCCGCGACCACACGAGAGGATTTTGATGCCCTTTATCGGGAAAGTTTTTCCCAGCCTCATCTGGCGAAGCTGCTGCGCAATACCAACAGCTACATGATCCTTGATGATCACGAGATCGAGAATAACTGGCCGGCCCGTGCCAATGCGGAACTGTGGACCAGCAAATATCCCGCCGCCATAAAGGCCTATCAGATTTATCAGGCCTCCCATTCTCCGGCGGCGCCCCTGAATCAGGCGGGCACCTATCTGGACCGTGACCCGGACCGGTTCTGGTACACCTTCTCACGGGGGCCGGCGGACTTCTTTGTCATGGATGTGCGCACCGAGCGGGTGCTGAGCCGCTGGCCCTGGCAGCGCCGCATGATAGGTGACATCCAGGAAAAGGCCTTTATCGATTGGCTGGATCGAGATCCGGACCGCATCAAGGTACTGGTGACCTCGGTGCTGCTGTTCCCGGAACAGCGTCGGCCGTTCCGGGGCAGGGATGCCTGGGAGGGTTTTATGCACCAGCGCCAGCGTCTGCTGGAAGCCATGGGGCGCAGTCGTAGCGACAAGCTGGTGGTGCTGAGTGGGGATGTACATGCCTCCTTGTATGCCTGTTTGACGTTGAATGGCGGCAAGCAGGTGCATAGCTGGACCTGCTCCGGTCTGTTCTGGCCCACCGCACTGCGGGCGTTCCGCTGGTATCGACCGATGATCCGGGTGCCCGGCGTGCTCCACGGTGGCTGGAGTAAACCCCTGGGTCGGGTGGAGGTCCCCGGTGAGGTGTTCAGCGACAACGCCTTCTCAGAGGTGAGCTTCAGTGCCGAGGGTGCCAGCTTCCAGCTGTTTGATCGCAGGCAGCGGCTGATCAGCGATACAAGTCGGGAGATTCGCTGGCGTTGA
- a CDS encoding hybrid sensor histidine kinase/response regulator, with protein MLKDAKTAFILLVAFLSLGLTSAVLANGPELQIIGEKQEELHPYQGLDYFCSSAEQSPTISALQKQPALPWQSSHGEMPNLGFTNQHCWFRFAVRNQNPRHNDWELLVDYAMLGELDLYQLDAGGNLINHFQAGMDRDFAVRPGYYPTPAFPLSLPSGKDSTFYLKVTSPHSIQLPMQLLSHEQFARSAQNQTIIQGIFFGGMLVMILYNLSLFFSIREKVYLLYVCWSTVVTLFLAVLHGYAHRYLWPHSPLVSQYIIHYLLPLIVLLPPLFTLHFLSLREKAPRLAVWLKGLVIMGTLLFLAAPFTSRDFLIPISVSAILVMDFSILLVGLLRARAGDPDARIFTIAWACFITGVAAMALNKYGVLPRTSLTENLVQTGVFLEVILLSLALARRISRLKEAHSDSIREKAIAEMEAFKAGARNHAKSEFLATMSHEIRTPMNGIMGMTDLLRRTSMTQQQAQYVGTIYQSTQSLLTVINDILDYSKIESGKLELDYQSVQLESIVDDCVRLFALRSSEKQLPLYIHIDSRVPERIKTDPIRLKQIITNLLSNAFKFTERGNVSLHVTVKQPVNEKNLCVLMFEVVDTGVGLDEGQQNSLFQAFHELSGKGKHTGAGLGLVICKRLIELLNGDIGVSSSLGRGATFWVSLPVEVEKPQSKPVLKNRSALLISNTPAQLLSLSQILTRWGAKTLEYRDVESALDPANPARPVDFVIAEHAVMENPQYVQRLRQHFSKPVLVLLHPTGKPLSDNLPEDLLLIETPFSCQALKRSLLTGHDEHLAQQAAEEPTVVLDKGNALNVIVAEDNPVNQLVIDSILKSLGIHATLVNDGEQAMNLVGEQPGYWDIIFMDCEMPVMDGYQATREIRTLEQASTAHHHAWIIALSAHATGDYVQKARDAGVDDYLSKPVSQQQVREALGRSQVSTPSGISG; from the coding sequence TTGCTCAAGGATGCGAAAACTGCCTTTATTCTGCTTGTTGCCTTTCTTTCACTCGGGCTGACGTCAGCCGTATTGGCCAACGGCCCCGAGCTGCAGATTATTGGCGAAAAGCAGGAAGAACTACACCCCTATCAAGGGCTCGACTACTTCTGTTCCTCAGCAGAACAGTCGCCGACCATTAGTGCCCTGCAGAAACAACCGGCTTTGCCCTGGCAATCCAGCCACGGCGAAATGCCCAATCTTGGATTTACCAATCAGCATTGCTGGTTCCGCTTTGCCGTGCGTAACCAGAACCCGCGGCACAACGACTGGGAACTACTGGTGGATTACGCCATGCTTGGCGAACTGGACCTCTACCAGCTGGATGCCGGCGGAAATCTGATCAACCATTTCCAGGCGGGCATGGACCGGGATTTTGCGGTGCGCCCGGGCTACTATCCCACCCCCGCGTTTCCACTCTCTCTGCCCAGTGGCAAGGACAGCACTTTTTATCTCAAGGTCACATCCCCTCACAGCATCCAGTTACCGATGCAACTGCTGTCCCACGAACAGTTCGCCCGCTCCGCACAGAACCAGACCATTATCCAGGGAATCTTTTTCGGCGGCATGCTGGTGATGATTCTTTATAACCTTTCGCTGTTCTTCTCCATTCGCGAAAAGGTCTATCTGCTATACGTGTGCTGGTCGACGGTGGTCACCCTGTTCCTGGCGGTACTTCACGGCTACGCTCACCGCTACCTGTGGCCGCACTCCCCGCTTGTCAGCCAATATATCATTCACTATTTGCTCCCCTTGATCGTGCTGTTGCCACCGCTGTTTACCCTGCACTTCCTGTCGCTGCGGGAAAAAGCACCACGGCTGGCAGTATGGCTGAAAGGTCTGGTGATCATGGGAACATTACTTTTCCTGGCCGCCCCCTTCACCAGCCGCGATTTTCTGATTCCGATTTCCGTCAGCGCCATACTGGTGATGGATTTCAGCATTCTGCTGGTCGGTCTGCTGCGAGCCCGGGCGGGTGATCCGGATGCGCGTATCTTCACCATTGCCTGGGCCTGCTTCATTACCGGAGTAGCGGCCATGGCGCTGAACAAATACGGCGTACTACCGCGCACCAGCCTCACGGAAAACCTGGTCCAGACTGGGGTATTCCTGGAAGTGATTTTGTTGTCACTGGCGCTGGCCCGGCGCATCAGCCGGCTCAAGGAAGCCCATTCCGATTCCATTCGCGAAAAGGCCATTGCCGAAATGGAAGCCTTCAAGGCCGGCGCCCGCAACCATGCCAAGAGCGAGTTCCTGGCTACCATGAGTCATGAAATCCGCACGCCCATGAATGGCATCATGGGCATGACCGACCTGCTGCGGCGCACCTCCATGACCCAGCAGCAAGCCCAGTATGTGGGCACCATTTACCAGTCCACCCAGTCTCTGCTCACCGTCATCAACGACATTCTCGATTACTCCAAGATCGAATCCGGCAAGCTGGAGCTGGATTACCAGAGCGTGCAACTGGAAAGCATTGTCGACGACTGCGTGCGTCTGTTTGCCCTGCGTTCCAGCGAGAAACAACTGCCGCTGTATATCCATATCGACAGCCGCGTGCCGGAACGCATCAAGACCGATCCGATCCGTCTCAAGCAGATCATTACCAACCTGCTCAGCAATGCCTTCAAATTCACCGAGCGCGGCAATGTCTCGCTACATGTCACCGTGAAACAACCGGTGAACGAAAAGAACCTGTGCGTGCTGATGTTCGAAGTGGTGGATACCGGTGTGGGCCTGGACGAGGGGCAACAGAACAGTCTGTTCCAGGCATTCCACGAACTGTCCGGCAAGGGCAAGCACACCGGCGCCGGCCTGGGCCTGGTGATCTGCAAACGACTGATCGAACTGCTCAATGGCGATATCGGCGTATCCAGCTCGCTGGGCCGTGGCGCTACCTTCTGGGTGTCTCTGCCGGTGGAAGTGGAAAAGCCACAAAGCAAACCGGTACTGAAGAATCGTAGCGCCCTGCTGATTTCCAACACCCCCGCCCAGCTGCTCAGCCTGTCCCAGATCCTCACTCGCTGGGGCGCAAAGACCCTGGAATATCGCGATGTGGAGAGCGCCCTGGACCCGGCCAATCCGGCACGGCCAGTGGACTTTGTCATCGCTGAGCACGCGGTGATGGAAAACCCGCAATATGTGCAACGACTGCGGCAGCACTTCAGCAAGCCGGTACTGGTGTTGCTGCACCCCACCGGCAAGCCCCTCAGCGACAATTTGCCCGAAGACCTGTTGCTGATCGAAACGCCATTCTCCTGTCAGGCTCTCAAGCGCAGCCTGCTCACAGGCCATGATGAGCACCTTGCCCAGCAGGCGGCAGAAGAACCCACCGTCGTGCTGGACAAGGGCAACGCCCTGAACGTGATCGTGGCCGAGGATAACCCGGTCAATCAGCTGGTGATCGACAGCATTCTCAAATCCCTGGGTATCCATGCCACCCTGGTCAACGACGGCGAGCAGGCCATGAATCTGGTTGGCGAACAACCCGGCTACTGGGACATCATTTTCATGGACTGCGAAATGCCGGTGATGGACGGTTACCAGGCCACCCGCGAAATCCGCACCCTGGAGCAGGCGTCTACCGCCCACCACCATGCCTGGATCATAGCCCTGTCAGCCCACGCCACCGGCGACTACGTGCAAAAAGCCCGTGACGCCGGTGTGGATGACTACTTGAGCAAACCGGTTTCCCAGCAACAGGTCCGCGAGGCTCTCGGTCGCAGTCAGGTCTCCACACCTTCTGGCATTTCCGGCTGA
- a CDS encoding response regulator: MNRIFVRKVLEKAGMQVVEAEDGREACRHYGQDSFDLVVLDMQMPVMDGYETARALRDRGFTGPVLALTANVLAVDRQRCLDAGCDAFLGKPIRVKQLITVCAGLLAQPEMPEGVET, encoded by the coding sequence GTGAACCGGATCTTTGTCCGCAAGGTGCTGGAAAAGGCCGGTATGCAGGTGGTGGAAGCGGAGGATGGCCGGGAGGCCTGCCGGCATTATGGCCAGGACAGCTTTGATCTGGTGGTGCTGGATATGCAGATGCCGGTGATGGATGGCTACGAAACCGCCCGTGCTCTGCGTGACCGTGGCTTTACCGGTCCGGTGCTGGCCTTGACGGCCAATGTGCTGGCGGTGGACCGCCAGCGTTGTCTGGATGCCGGTTGTGATGCTTTCCTCGGCAAGCCCATTCGGGTGAAGCAGCTGATTACCGTGTGTGCGGGCCTGCTGGCTCAGCCGGAAATGCCAGAAGGTGTGGAGACCTGA
- a CDS encoding ATP-binding protein, translated as MSLRVRIRWLLVISAACCVALATVALYWVNLSLVDTLTERNAERELEKVEATFLDQLSILRVRAQDWSHQPDNPPTNQGGLGYLDLMMELRGSSVIWNNGADEVSSPVFASLAERFDEQGCMPIWGVAKVEGRPLLFSTAVEVGCQAYLLGVWLDSDWMSYLSDRVGHALYVREVPASLKPQRGLTVDDSDQLLGRFPVPDFFGGNPLEVVVELPRDGYKSLNLSVLVIGLIMAVLAGLTVWVINCRIQPMLFGRLNLVHNAVRSIARGGALDQRVPVLGNDEIGALAEDFNAMVDSINHAQTQLADARRQAEEASQTKSQFLANISHEIRTPMTAILGYTELLRDGSLSHADQSRYLSIIQHNGDALLALINDVLDLSRIEAGQLHNEQRLFSVTELLDEVVDSLKLRASEKQIDLELSYVSEMPATVSGDAFRLRQILVNLVGNAVKFTEEGLVRVRAGWSDAEQQLQVSVEDTGIGISESELQKIFQPFSQADASHSRRYTGTGLGLSIARQLARSQGGDITVFSELNKGSRFALKLPLSLACEVDASVIIRAPAGIGRECHGTERASPAGGRQYREPDLCPQGAGKGRYAGGGSGGWPGGLPALWPGQL; from the coding sequence ATGTCACTGAGAGTGCGCATTCGGTGGTTGCTGGTGATTTCTGCAGCGTGTTGTGTGGCCCTGGCCACCGTGGCGTTGTATTGGGTGAACCTGTCGCTGGTGGATACCCTCACCGAGCGCAACGCCGAGCGGGAGCTGGAAAAGGTGGAAGCCACCTTCCTGGATCAGCTGTCTATCCTGCGGGTGCGGGCACAGGACTGGAGCCATCAGCCGGACAACCCGCCTACCAATCAGGGGGGGTTGGGGTATCTGGATCTGATGATGGAGCTGCGTGGCAGCTCGGTGATATGGAATAACGGCGCTGACGAGGTCTCTTCTCCGGTGTTTGCCTCCCTGGCGGAGCGCTTTGATGAACAGGGCTGCATGCCGATCTGGGGAGTGGCCAAGGTGGAGGGGCGCCCCCTGCTGTTCAGCACTGCGGTTGAGGTGGGCTGCCAGGCCTACCTGTTGGGGGTATGGCTGGACAGTGACTGGATGAGCTACCTGTCAGACCGGGTGGGCCATGCGTTGTATGTGCGTGAGGTGCCTGCCTCACTGAAGCCGCAGCGGGGGCTGACGGTGGATGATAGTGATCAGCTGCTCGGGCGTTTTCCTGTGCCGGATTTTTTTGGCGGCAACCCGCTGGAAGTGGTGGTGGAGCTGCCTCGCGATGGCTACAAATCCCTGAACCTGTCGGTGCTGGTGATCGGGTTGATCATGGCGGTGCTGGCCGGGCTGACCGTATGGGTGATCAACTGCCGCATTCAGCCAATGCTGTTCGGGCGCTTGAATCTGGTGCATAACGCGGTGCGCTCCATCGCCCGGGGCGGGGCGCTGGATCAGCGGGTACCGGTGCTGGGCAATGATGAAATCGGCGCTCTGGCGGAAGACTTCAATGCCATGGTGGACAGCATTAATCACGCGCAGACACAGCTGGCGGATGCACGCCGTCAGGCGGAGGAGGCAAGCCAGACCAAGAGCCAGTTCCTGGCCAATATCAGCCATGAAATCCGCACCCCGATGACGGCGATTCTCGGCTATACCGAGCTGCTGCGTGATGGTTCCCTGAGTCACGCAGACCAGAGCCGTTATCTCTCCATTATCCAGCACAACGGCGATGCGCTGCTGGCGCTGATCAATGATGTGCTGGATCTGTCGCGGATCGAAGCGGGGCAGCTGCATAACGAGCAGCGCCTGTTCTCTGTGACAGAACTGCTGGATGAGGTGGTCGACAGTTTGAAGTTGCGGGCATCGGAAAAGCAGATCGACCTTGAGCTGTCCTATGTGTCCGAGATGCCGGCTACGGTCAGTGGCGATGCCTTCCGCTTGCGGCAGATTCTGGTGAATCTGGTGGGCAATGCGGTCAAGTTCACCGAGGAAGGGCTGGTGCGGGTCCGTGCCGGCTGGTCCGATGCGGAACAACAGCTACAGGTATCTGTGGAAGATACCGGCATCGGCATCAGCGAAAGCGAATTACAGAAAATTTTTCAGCCTTTTTCCCAGGCGGATGCGTCCCATTCCCGCCGTTATACCGGTACCGGGCTTGGCCTGAGTATTGCCCGTCAGCTGGCCCGTTCCCAGGGGGGCGATATCACCGTATTCAGCGAACTCAACAAGGGTAGCCGTTTTGCCCTGAAACTGCCTCTGTCTCTGGCCTGTGAAGTGGATGCCAGTGTGATCATCCGAGCCCCTGCCGGCATTGGCCGGGAGTGCCATGGCACTGAACGGGCGAGCCCTGCTGGTGGAAGACAATACCGTGAACCGGATCTTTGTCCGCAAGGTGCTGGAAAAGGCCGGTATGCAGGTGGTGGAAGCGGAGGATGGCCGGGAGGCCTGCCGGCATTATGGCCAGGACAGCTTTGA
- the metG gene encoding methionine--tRNA ligase, which yields MSDTPRKILVTSALPYANGPIHLGHLLEYIQTDIWVRFQKLRGEQCTYVCADDAHGTAIMLKAEENGITPEQQIAQVKADHEKDFADFQIQFDNYYSTHSPENRALSEMVFQRNKDAGYIVEKTITQLYDPQKGMFLADRFVKGTCPKCKSEDQYGDNCEVCGATYTPAELINPYSSVSGATPIEKETTQLFFDLPKFEGLLREWTRSGALQEQVANKLQEWIEDLQPWDISREAPYFGFEIPGYPGKYFYVWLDAPIGYMASFQNYCDREGLSFDDYWGKESTAELYHFIGKDIINFHGLFWPAMLDGAGLRKPTAIYSHGFVTVNGAKMSKSRGTFIKARTYLDHLGPEYLRYYFAAKLSSRVDDFDLNLEDFAQRVNSDLVGKLVNIASRTGNFVKKFGGTLSDELDNPLLVREVQEAAPRLAEFYEKREFGKAMREIMALADHANGYIADKAPWTLAKEEGKEQEVLAICTTAINVFRLLVIYLKPVLPALAERAEAFLQVAPLTWKDSDSLLLGHEIAKFKPLLNRIDMAQIEAMLNASKEDVPAAKPAGKKSEPKKADDVADDTISIDDFLKVKLRVARVAKAAHVEGADKLLQLTLDVGELGERNVFAGIKAKYSPEDLEGKLVVLVANLAPRKMKFGVSEGMVLAAGPGGDDIHILSPDSGAQPGMEVR from the coding sequence ATGAGTGACACGCCTCGCAAAATCCTGGTGACCAGTGCCCTTCCCTACGCCAACGGCCCCATTCACCTGGGCCACCTGCTGGAATACATCCAGACCGACATATGGGTACGCTTCCAGAAACTGCGCGGCGAGCAGTGCACCTATGTGTGCGCGGATGATGCCCACGGCACCGCCATCATGCTCAAGGCAGAAGAAAACGGCATCACCCCAGAGCAACAAATTGCGCAAGTGAAGGCGGACCACGAGAAAGACTTCGCCGACTTCCAGATCCAGTTCGACAACTACTACAGCACCCACAGCCCGGAAAACCGCGCGCTGTCGGAAATGGTGTTCCAGCGCAATAAAGATGCCGGCTACATCGTCGAGAAGACCATCACCCAGCTTTACGATCCGCAGAAAGGCATGTTCCTGGCGGACCGCTTTGTCAAAGGCACCTGCCCCAAGTGCAAATCCGAAGACCAGTACGGCGACAACTGTGAAGTGTGCGGCGCCACCTACACCCCGGCGGAGCTGATCAACCCCTACTCCTCGGTCAGCGGTGCCACACCGATAGAGAAAGAAACCACCCAGCTGTTCTTCGACCTGCCCAAGTTCGAGGGCCTGCTGCGTGAGTGGACCCGCTCCGGCGCCCTGCAGGAGCAGGTAGCCAACAAGCTGCAGGAATGGATCGAAGACCTGCAACCCTGGGACATCTCCCGCGAAGCCCCCTACTTCGGTTTCGAAATCCCCGGCTACCCGGGCAAGTACTTCTACGTGTGGCTGGACGCCCCCATCGGCTACATGGCCAGCTTCCAGAACTACTGCGACCGCGAAGGGCTGAGCTTCGACGACTACTGGGGCAAGGAATCCACCGCCGAGCTGTACCACTTCATCGGCAAGGACATCATCAATTTCCACGGCCTGTTCTGGCCCGCCATGCTCGACGGCGCTGGGCTGCGCAAACCCACCGCCATCTACAGCCACGGTTTTGTCACTGTGAACGGCGCCAAGATGTCCAAGTCCCGCGGCACCTTTATCAAGGCGCGCACCTACCTGGACCACCTGGGCCCGGAATACCTGCGCTACTACTTCGCTGCCAAGCTCTCCAGCCGGGTGGATGACTTCGACCTGAACCTGGAAGACTTTGCCCAGCGAGTGAACTCCGACCTGGTGGGCAAACTGGTGAACATCGCCAGCCGCACCGGCAACTTCGTGAAGAAATTCGGCGGCACGCTCAGTGACGAGCTGGACAACCCGCTGCTGGTCCGCGAAGTGCAGGAAGCGGCCCCGCGCCTGGCCGAGTTCTACGAGAAGCGCGAATTCGGCAAGGCCATGCGCGAAATCATGGCCCTGGCGGACCACGCCAACGGCTACATCGCCGACAAGGCCCCCTGGACCCTGGCCAAAGAGGAAGGCAAGGAACAGGAAGTGCTGGCCATCTGCACCACCGCCATCAACGTGTTCCGCCTGCTGGTGATCTACCTGAAGCCGGTACTGCCGGCCCTGGCCGAACGGGCCGAAGCCTTCCTGCAAGTGGCCCCGCTGACCTGGAAAGACAGTGACAGCCTGCTGCTGGGCCACGAAATCGCCAAGTTCAAGCCGCTGTTGAACCGCATCGACATGGCGCAGATCGAGGCCATGCTCAACGCCTCCAAAGAAGACGTGCCCGCGGCCAAGCCCGCCGGCAAGAAAAGCGAACCGAAAAAGGCCGACGACGTGGCAGACGACACCATCAGCATCGATGACTTCCTCAAGGTAAAACTGCGTGTGGCCCGCGTGGCCAAGGCCGCCCATGTGGAAGGCGCCGACAAGCTGCTGCAGCTGACCCTGGACGTGGGTGAGCTGGGCGAGCGCAATGTGTTTGCCGGCATCAAGGCCAAATACAGCCCGGAAGATCTGGAAGGCAAACTGGTGGTGCTGGTGGCCAACCTGGCCCCGCGCAAGATGAAGTTCGGTGTCTCCGAAGGCATGGTACTGGCCGCCGGCCCGGGCGGTGACGACATCCATATCCTCAGCCCCGACAGCGGTGCCCAACCGGGTATGGAAGTGCGCTAA
- a CDS encoding class II aldolase/adducin family protein → MNRQATLTPDAIQSKKTTVSPEEWQLRVDLAAAYRLIALHGWDDLIFTHLSARIPGDEHHFLINPYGMMFDEITASSLVRVDQAGNKLDDSDFDINPAGFTIHSAIHAVREDANCVMHTHTTAGVAVSAQQEGLLALSQQSLFPLASLAYHDYEGVALREDEKARLQADLGDANFMILRNHGLLTVGSSIADAFLGMFILQRACEIQLQALSGNRPLTPIPDGIVNTIKQQASQVTKGMGGNLAWPGLLRKLDRQNPGYDT, encoded by the coding sequence ATGAACCGCCAGGCAACACTGACCCCGGATGCCATCCAGTCCAAGAAAACCACCGTCAGCCCTGAGGAGTGGCAGCTGCGTGTGGATCTGGCCGCCGCCTACCGGCTGATCGCCCTGCACGGCTGGGACGACCTGATCTTTACCCACCTGTCTGCCCGCATCCCCGGCGACGAGCATCACTTCCTGATCAACCCCTACGGCATGATGTTCGACGAGATCACCGCCTCCAGCCTGGTGCGCGTGGACCAGGCCGGCAACAAACTCGACGACAGCGACTTCGACATCAACCCGGCGGGCTTTACCATCCACAGCGCCATCCACGCCGTGCGCGAGGATGCCAACTGCGTGATGCACACCCACACCACCGCCGGTGTGGCCGTGTCCGCCCAGCAGGAAGGCCTGCTCGCGCTGTCCCAGCAAAGCCTGTTCCCGCTGGCCAGCCTGGCCTACCACGACTACGAAGGTGTGGCCCTGCGCGAAGACGAAAAAGCCCGCCTGCAGGCCGACCTGGGCGACGCCAACTTCATGATCCTGCGCAACCATGGCCTGCTCACCGTGGGCAGCTCCATCGCCGACGCCTTCCTGGGCATGTTCATCCTTCAGCGCGCCTGTGAAATCCAGCTCCAGGCCCTGTCCGGCAATCGCCCGCTCACCCCGATCCCCGATGGCATCGTCAACACCATCAAACAGCAGGCGTCCCAGGTCACCAAGGGCATGGGCGGCAACCTGGCCTGGCCCGGCCTGCTGCGCAAACTGGATCGCCAGAACCCGGGATACGACACCTAA
- a CDS encoding oxygenase MpaB family protein — MTQSLDALWEKVRAQKTLIPSLYGDIDFDATPERFTDSMDVRSTLPAHFARKYRKRILADHEKVERARAYTLLGDTVADAYAALMPAYSFRDLIGMLKKACDEGLDAVPDAPQELVDFITAMETTPDWVDMELVREGARLSRNQMANLAPYVIRGAFVATFMNKYSGLPMAITGTLANDSVNRRINETASFFTTATLPGALERFGPGFKAAAMVRLMHSMVRFNILKRVKKWDPAIYGIPIPQVDQMPAGTMPAYLAAFKAMRKGRKHFTRNERAIVELSRYQCFLLGLPEELLPAEAPDIIDTMLTYSGTLREGYDDDTCGELTRATMSVYRPKDNKLTSKVHNLVERSVSKVFFNQAFLGKNDKSKAKEMGVEPHLLDYALSSIGTLFIMPRLIAYRTLQDIPVANKIADKILVRRINELLVDYGHAEYTTDASQYAPTTRESTA; from the coding sequence ATGACACAGTCACTGGACGCTCTCTGGGAAAAAGTCCGTGCCCAGAAAACCCTGATCCCCTCCCTCTATGGCGATATCGACTTTGATGCCACACCGGAGCGATTCACGGATTCCATGGATGTCCGCAGTACATTGCCGGCCCACTTCGCCAGGAAGTACCGCAAGAGAATCCTCGCCGACCATGAAAAGGTGGAACGGGCCCGCGCCTACACCCTGCTGGGCGACACCGTGGCCGATGCCTACGCCGCCCTGATGCCGGCATACAGCTTTCGCGATCTCATCGGTATGCTGAAGAAAGCCTGTGACGAAGGGCTCGACGCGGTACCCGATGCCCCCCAGGAACTGGTGGACTTCATCACCGCCATGGAAACCACCCCGGACTGGGTGGACATGGAGCTGGTGCGCGAAGGCGCCCGCCTGAGCCGCAACCAGATGGCCAACCTGGCCCCCTACGTGATCCGTGGCGCCTTCGTGGCCACCTTCATGAACAAGTACTCCGGCCTGCCCATGGCCATCACTGGCACCCTGGCCAACGACTCGGTAAACCGGCGCATCAACGAAACCGCCAGCTTCTTCACCACCGCCACCCTGCCCGGCGCCCTGGAACGCTTCGGCCCCGGCTTCAAGGCCGCCGCCATGGTGCGTCTGATGCACTCCATGGTCCGCTTCAATATCCTCAAGCGGGTGAAAAAATGGGACCCGGCCATCTACGGCATCCCCATCCCCCAGGTGGACCAGATGCCCGCCGGCACCATGCCCGCCTACCTGGCCGCCTTCAAAGCCATGCGCAAGGGCCGCAAGCACTTCACCCGCAATGAGCGGGCCATCGTCGAACTGTCCCGCTACCAGTGTTTCCTGCTGGGGCTGCCCGAAGAACTGCTGCCCGCCGAAGCGCCGGACATTATCGACACCATGCTCACCTACTCCGGCACCCTGCGCGAGGGCTACGACGACGACACCTGTGGCGAACTCACCCGCGCCACCATGTCCGTCTACCGCCCGAAAGACAACAAGCTGACCAGCAAGGTCCATAACCTGGTAGAACGCAGCGTCTCCAAGGTGTTCTTCAACCAGGCCTTTCTCGGCAAAAACGACAAATCAAAAGCAAAAGAAATGGGCGTGGAACCGCACCTGCTCGACTACGCGCTGTCCAGCATCGGTACGCTGTTCATCATGCCCCGCCTGATCGCCTACCGGACCCTGCAAGACATCCCCGTAGCCAACAAGATCGCGGACAAGATACTGGTCCGGCGCATCAACGAGTTGCTGGTGGACTATGGCCACGCGGAGTACACCACCGACGCCAGCCAGTACGCACCGACCACCCGGGAAAGCACCGCCTGA